One Azoarcus sp. DN11 DNA segment encodes these proteins:
- a CDS encoding DUF971 domain-containing protein, whose translation MAGLDDDTPIPTALTLHRKSRMLEIAFGEGNEYSLPFEYLRVYSPSAEVRGHGAGQETLQVGKRDVELLDIEPVGHYAVKLVFSDGHDSGLYSWDYLHMLATRHDTLWQEYLDRLTAAGASRDPADNPPPAPKHGCGHKH comes from the coding sequence ATGGCCGGCCTCGACGACGACACCCCCATCCCCACCGCACTCACGCTGCACCGCAAATCGCGCATGCTCGAAATCGCGTTCGGCGAGGGCAACGAATACTCGCTGCCCTTCGAGTACCTGCGCGTGTATTCCCCGTCTGCGGAAGTCCGCGGCCACGGTGCGGGGCAGGAAACCCTGCAGGTCGGCAAGCGCGACGTCGAGCTCCTCGACATCGAACCGGTCGGCCACTACGCCGTGAAGCTTGTGTTTTCCGACGGGCACGACAGCGGCCTGTATTCGTGGGACTACCTCCACATGCTCGCCACCCGGCACGACACGCTGTGGCAGGAGTACCTCGACCGCCTCACCGCGGCCGGCGCGAGCCGCGACCCCGCCGACAACCCACCGCCCGCGCCCAAGCACGGCTGCGGCCACAAGCACTGA
- the atpD gene encoding F0F1 ATP synthase subunit beta, whose protein sequence is MSQGTIVQCIGAVVDIQFPREAMPKVYDALKLESAADSFAEEGLTFEVQQQLGDGIVRTIALGSSDGLRRGMKVASTGKPISVPVGHGTLGRIMDVLGRPIDEAGPVEADELRPIHAKAPKFDDLSPSVDLLETGIKVIDLVCPFAKGGKVGLFGGAGVGKTVNMMELINNIAKQHSGLSVFAGVGERTREGNDFYHEMKDSNVLDKVAMVFGQMNEPPGNRLRVALTGLTMAERFRDEGRDILFFVDNIYRYTLAGTEVSALLGRMPSAVGYQPTLAEEMGRLQERITSTKVGSITSIQAVYVPADDLTDPSPATTFLHLDSTVVLSRDIAALGIYPAVDPLDSTSRQLDPLVVGEEHYGVARQVQMTLQRYKELRDIIAILGMDELSPEDKLAVSRARKIQRFLSQPFHVAEVFTGSPGKYVPLKETIKGFKMIVNGECDHLPEQAFYMVGGIEEAIEKAKKLQ, encoded by the coding sequence ATGAGTCAAGGAACTATCGTTCAGTGCATCGGCGCCGTGGTGGATATCCAGTTCCCCCGCGAAGCGATGCCCAAGGTTTACGACGCGCTGAAGCTCGAAAGCGCCGCCGATTCCTTCGCGGAAGAGGGGCTCACTTTCGAGGTGCAGCAGCAGCTCGGTGACGGGATCGTGCGCACCATCGCGCTCGGTTCGTCCGACGGGCTGCGGCGCGGCATGAAGGTCGCCAGTACCGGCAAGCCGATTTCGGTGCCCGTCGGTCACGGCACGCTGGGCCGCATCATGGACGTGCTCGGTCGTCCGATCGACGAAGCCGGTCCGGTGGAAGCGGACGAGCTGCGTCCCATCCACGCCAAGGCCCCCAAGTTCGACGACCTGTCGCCGTCGGTCGACCTGCTCGAAACCGGCATCAAGGTTATCGACCTGGTCTGCCCGTTCGCGAAGGGCGGCAAGGTCGGCCTGTTCGGCGGTGCCGGCGTGGGCAAGACCGTGAACATGATGGAGCTGATCAACAACATCGCGAAGCAGCACTCGGGTCTCTCGGTGTTCGCAGGCGTGGGCGAGCGTACCCGTGAGGGCAACGACTTCTACCACGAGATGAAGGACTCCAACGTTCTCGACAAGGTTGCGATGGTGTTCGGTCAGATGAACGAACCTCCGGGCAACCGTCTGCGCGTCGCGCTGACCGGCCTGACGATGGCCGAGCGCTTCCGTGACGAAGGCCGCGACATCCTGTTCTTCGTGGACAACATCTACCGCTACACGCTGGCCGGTACCGAAGTGTCCGCGCTGCTCGGCCGGATGCCGTCCGCGGTGGGTTACCAGCCGACGCTGGCGGAAGAAATGGGCCGCCTGCAGGAGCGCATCACCTCGACCAAGGTCGGCTCGATCACCTCGATCCAGGCGGTGTACGTCCCTGCGGACGACTTGACCGACCCGTCGCCTGCCACGACCTTCCTCCACCTCGACTCGACGGTCGTGCTGTCGCGTGACATCGCCGCGCTGGGTATCTACCCCGCTGTCGATCCGCTCGACTCGACCTCGCGCCAGCTCGACCCGCTGGTCGTCGGCGAGGAGCACTACGGCGTGGCCCGTCAGGTGCAGATGACGCTGCAGCGCTACAAGGAACTGCGCGACATCATCGCGATTCTGGGCATGGACGAACTGTCGCCGGAAGACAAGCTGGCCGTGTCGCGCGCGCGCAAGATCCAGCGCTTCCTGTCGCAGCCCTTCCACGTCGCGGAAGTGTTCACCGGTTCGCCGGGCAAGTACGTGCCGCTGAAGGAGACGATCAAGGGCTTCAAGATGATCGTCAACGGCGAGTGCGATCACCTGCCGGAGCAGGCGTTCTACATGGTCGGCGGCATCGAAGAGGCCATCGAGAAGGCCAAGAAGCTCCAGTAA
- a CDS encoding F0F1 ATP synthase subunit epsilon, producing the protein MAMMVHVDIVSAEEQIFSGLAEFVALPGEAGELGILPGHMPLMTRIKPGAVRVKVRDQADEELVFVAGGILEVQPGLVTVLADTAIRGKDLDEAKALEAKRMAEEALQNRSSELDYAKAQAELAEAIAQIAAIQKLRKRGH; encoded by the coding sequence ATGGCAATGATGGTCCACGTGGATATCGTCAGCGCGGAAGAGCAGATCTTTTCCGGTCTGGCGGAGTTCGTTGCGCTTCCCGGCGAGGCGGGCGAACTCGGGATCCTGCCCGGCCACATGCCGCTGATGACCCGGATCAAGCCGGGCGCGGTGCGTGTGAAGGTGCGGGATCAGGCGGACGAGGAGCTGGTATTCGTCGCCGGCGGCATCCTGGAAGTTCAGCCGGGGCTGGTCACCGTTCTGGCCGACACCGCGATCCGCGGCAAGGATCTCGACGAGGCCAAGGCCCTCGAAGCCAAGCGTATGGCGGAAGAGGCGCTGCAGAACAGGTCGTCGGAGCTCGATTACGCGAAGGCCCAGGCAGAACTCGCCGAAGCGATCGCCCAGATCGCCGCGATCCAGAAGCTGCGCAAGCGCGGTCACTGA
- a CDS encoding ATP synthase subunit I — MLKMVLLQLGATIVATAIAAVFFGPAGAISAVLGGLSCVLPSALFALRLHLVAQRGGSGHVTAFFVGEFFKVASIVGLLVLVGLKYEDVHWGGLFIGLILALKANLFAFLVKT, encoded by the coding sequence TGGGCGCAACGATCGTGGCAACGGCCATTGCGGCCGTTTTTTTCGGCCCGGCCGGGGCGATTTCCGCGGTACTCGGAGGTCTCTCCTGCGTGCTCCCGAGTGCGCTCTTCGCGCTCAGGTTGCATCTCGTCGCCCAGCGCGGCGGGTCAGGTCATGTGACAGCTTTTTTTGTCGGCGAGTTCTTCAAGGTCGCGTCGATCGTGGGATTGTTGGTGCTGGTCGGGCTGAAATATGAAGACGTCCACTGGGGCGGCCTCTTCATCGGCCTGATCCTGGCACTCAAGGCGAATTTGTTTGCATTTTTGGTGAAGACCTGA
- a CDS encoding F0F1 ATP synthase subunit delta has protein sequence MAENVTIARPYADAAFELARGAAALGPWSEALDRLAAIAADSSMRACISDPKLSAQQLYQLFLDVAGQGLTPELQNFVRVLVDNERLQVLPEIRDLFVDLKNEHEGVREADIASAFPLDDATLATLKSDLEARFKTKLNISVSLDPELIGGVRIAIGDEVIDASVRGKLANMAAALKN, from the coding sequence ATGGCCGAGAACGTCACCATCGCGCGCCCCTATGCGGATGCCGCCTTCGAGCTGGCTCGCGGGGCCGCTGCGCTGGGGCCTTGGTCGGAAGCTCTCGATCGGCTGGCCGCGATTGCCGCGGACAGCTCGATGCGGGCCTGCATCAGTGATCCGAAACTGTCGGCGCAGCAGCTGTACCAGCTGTTCCTCGACGTTGCGGGTCAGGGCCTGACCCCCGAGCTGCAGAATTTCGTTCGCGTCCTCGTGGATAACGAACGCCTGCAGGTGCTTCCGGAGATCCGTGACCTGTTCGTCGATCTCAAGAACGAACATGAAGGTGTCAGGGAGGCCGATATCGCCTCCGCCTTCCCGCTCGACGATGCGACTCTGGCCACGCTGAAGTCCGATCTTGAAGCCCGCTTCAAGACCAAGCTGAACATCAGCGTGAGCCTCGACCCCGAACTCATCGGTGGGGTCCGTATCGCCATCGGCGACGAAGTGATCGACGCCTCGGTCCGCGGCAAACTCGCGAACATGGCCGCTGCGCTAAAGAACTAG
- the ubiE gene encoding bifunctional demethylmenaquinone methyltransferase/2-methoxy-6-polyprenyl-1,4-benzoquinol methylase UbiE — protein sequence MNDKTTHFGFETVAEGEKQQRVAEVFSSVATKYDIMNDLMSFGLHRLWKAFTIQISGVGRGDRVLDVAGGTADLSLAFAKRVGREGQVWLTDINHAMLSVGRDRVLDRGYALPVAQCSAEKLPFPDNWFDCVTVAFGLRNMTHKDAALAEMRRVLRPGGRLLVLEFSRVWAPLAPAYDLYSFKILPWMGAKVAGDPDSYRYLAESIRMHPPQEELKALMEQVGFKRVDYFNLSAGIVALHRGYKV from the coding sequence ATGAACGACAAGACCACCCACTTCGGCTTCGAGACCGTCGCCGAAGGCGAGAAGCAGCAACGCGTCGCCGAGGTCTTCTCCTCGGTCGCGACCAAGTACGACATCATGAACGACCTGATGTCCTTCGGCCTGCACCGGCTGTGGAAGGCGTTCACGATCCAGATCTCCGGCGTCGGCCGCGGCGATCGCGTGCTCGACGTCGCCGGGGGCACCGCCGACCTGTCGCTCGCCTTCGCCAAGCGCGTCGGGCGCGAAGGCCAGGTCTGGCTCACCGACATCAACCACGCGATGCTCTCCGTCGGCCGCGACCGCGTGCTCGATCGCGGCTACGCCCTGCCGGTCGCGCAGTGCAGCGCCGAGAAGCTGCCTTTCCCGGACAACTGGTTCGACTGCGTGACGGTCGCCTTCGGCCTGCGCAACATGACGCACAAGGACGCCGCGCTGGCCGAGATGCGCCGCGTGCTGCGTCCCGGCGGGCGCCTGCTGGTGCTTGAATTCTCCAGGGTGTGGGCACCGCTCGCGCCCGCCTACGACCTGTACTCCTTCAAGATCCTGCCGTGGATGGGTGCGAAGGTCGCCGGCGACCCCGACAGCTACCGCTACCTGGCCGAATCGATCCGCATGCATCCGCCCCAGGAAGAGCTCAAGGCGCTGATGGAACAAGTCGGCTTCAAGCGGGTCGATTACTTCAACCTCAGCGCCGGCATCGTTGCGCTGCACCGCGGCTACAAGGTCTGA
- the atpB gene encoding F0F1 ATP synthase subunit A: MATEAPTAGEYIVHHLTHFNSTGHAQKAVIDWSILNLDTLFFSIALGVITLFFLIRAANKATAGVPGRFQAAVEILVEMVADQAKGIVHSAESRKFVAPVALTVFLWIFLMNSMDFLPVDLLPKLWQVSTGNSHAFLRVVPTADLNGTLGMSIGVLLLCLYYNVKIKGVSGWVHELFTAPFGGHPLLYPINFFMQMIEFLAKTISHGMRLFGNMYAGELIFMLIALLGGTATVFGFVGHIVAGSIWAVFHILIVALQAFIFMMLTLVYIGQAHESH; this comes from the coding sequence ATGGCTACCGAAGCACCCACCGCAGGCGAGTACATCGTCCACCACCTCACCCACTTCAACTCCACCGGGCACGCGCAGAAAGCCGTCATCGACTGGAGCATCCTCAACCTCGACACCCTGTTCTTCTCGATCGCGCTGGGCGTCATCACGCTGTTCTTCCTGATCCGCGCCGCCAACAAGGCTACCGCGGGCGTGCCGGGGCGCTTCCAGGCCGCCGTCGAGATCCTCGTCGAGATGGTTGCTGACCAGGCCAAGGGCATCGTGCATAGCGCCGAGTCGCGCAAGTTCGTCGCGCCGGTCGCCCTCACCGTGTTCCTGTGGATCTTCCTCATGAACTCGATGGACTTCCTGCCGGTCGATCTGCTGCCCAAGCTGTGGCAGGTCTCGACGGGCAATTCGCACGCCTTCCTGCGCGTCGTCCCGACTGCCGACCTCAACGGCACGCTGGGCATGTCGATCGGCGTGTTGCTGCTGTGCCTCTACTACAACGTCAAGATCAAGGGCGTCTCCGGCTGGGTGCATGAACTCTTCACCGCGCCTTTCGGCGGCCACCCGCTGCTGTACCCGATCAACTTCTTCATGCAGATGATCGAGTTCCTCGCCAAGACCATCTCGCACGGCATGCGACTGTTCGGCAACATGTATGCCGGCGAACTGATCTTCATGCTGATCGCGCTGCTCGGGGGCACCGCCACCGTGTTCGGTTTCGTCGGCCACATCGTCGCCGGTTCGATCTGGGCTGTGTTCCACATCCTGATCGTCGCCCTGCAGGCCTTCATCTTCATGATGCTGACGCTGGTGTACATCGGCCAGGCTCACGAAAGCCACTAA
- a CDS encoding SCP2 sterol-binding domain-containing protein has translation MSILNFGTRGTLSAANHLLARADWARERLAPHAGQYALLRAEPAELLFAIDADGYLIDAGTDTPPAVTLSVPLAALPGLIGGDTNKAMKAVRIEGNAELADTLGFVFRHLRWDAEEDLSRIFGDIVAHRMVEGVGALRRMHERAWSGLTGNLAEYLVEEQQALVTRGTLASLGDELGRLRDDLARLDKRVGRLSTAGRRG, from the coding sequence ATGTCCATCCTGAATTTCGGCACCCGCGGCACGCTCTCCGCTGCCAACCATCTGCTCGCCCGCGCCGACTGGGCGCGCGAGCGGCTGGCCCCGCACGCCGGACAGTACGCCCTCCTGCGCGCCGAACCGGCCGAACTGCTGTTCGCGATCGATGCCGACGGCTACCTGATCGACGCCGGCACGGACACGCCACCCGCGGTCACGCTGTCGGTGCCGCTCGCGGCCCTGCCCGGGCTCATCGGCGGCGACACCAACAAGGCGATGAAGGCCGTGCGTATCGAGGGCAACGCCGAGCTCGCCGACACCCTGGGTTTCGTGTTCCGCCACCTGCGCTGGGACGCCGAGGAAGACCTGTCGCGTATCTTCGGCGACATCGTCGCGCACCGCATGGTTGAAGGTGTCGGCGCGCTGCGACGCATGCACGAACGAGCGTGGTCCGGCCTCACCGGCAACCTTGCCGAATACCTCGTCGAGGAACAGCAGGCCCTCGTCACGCGCGGAACCCTCGCGTCCCTCGGCGACGAACTGGGCCGCTTGCGCGATGATCTCGCGCGCCTCGACAAGCGTGTCGGCCGGCTCTCGACGGCCGGACGACGCGGCTGA
- a CDS encoding F0F1 ATP synthase subunit B, producing MNLNATLIAQLVVFFILAWVTMKFVWPPIVKALDERAKKIADGLAAADKAKADLSHAEKKVVEEMRKARESAGDMRAVAEKQATNVLDEARAEAARIISQAREAAQGEAAAAAQRAKEALRDQVANLAVAGAERILRREINAQVHADLLANLKQELQ from the coding sequence GTGAATTTGAACGCAACACTGATCGCCCAGCTCGTTGTGTTCTTCATTCTGGCGTGGGTCACGATGAAGTTCGTGTGGCCCCCCATCGTGAAGGCACTCGACGAGCGCGCGAAGAAGATCGCGGACGGGCTCGCGGCTGCGGACAAGGCAAAGGCCGACCTCTCTCACGCCGAGAAGAAGGTCGTCGAGGAAATGCGCAAGGCCCGCGAATCGGCCGGCGACATGCGTGCTGTTGCCGAAAAGCAGGCAACCAATGTTCTCGACGAAGCCCGCGCGGAAGCCGCACGCATCATTTCCCAGGCGCGTGAAGCCGCGCAAGGCGAAGCCGCCGCTGCCGCGCAGCGCGCGAAGGAAGCCCTGCGCGACCAGGTCGCCAACCTCGCCGTTGCCGGCGCCGAGCGCATCCTGCGCCGCGAGATCAACGCCCAGGTGCACGCCGACCTGCTCGCCAACCTGAAACAGGAACTGCAATAA
- the atpA gene encoding F0F1 ATP synthase subunit alpha: protein MQLNPSEISDLIKSRIQNLQLAATSRNEGTVVSVTDGITRVHGLADVMQGEMLEFPGNTFGLALNLERDSVGAVVLGEYEHITEGDSVKATGRILEVPVGPELVGRVVNALGQPIDGKGPINAKLTDKIEKVAPGVIWRQSVSQPVQTGLKSVDSMVPIGRGQRELIIGDRQTGKTAVAVDAIINQKGQDMFCVYVAVGQKASTIANVVRKLEEHGAMEYTIVVAATASESAAMQFIAPYSGCTMGEYFRDRGQDALIIYDDLTKQAWAYRQISLLLRRPPGREAYPGDVFYLHSRLLERASRVSVDYVEKFTNGEVKGKTGSLTALPVIETQAGDVSAFVPTNVISITDGQIFLDTDLFNAGVRPAINAGISVSRVGGAAQTKVVKKLSGGIRTDLAQYRELAAFAQFASDLDDATRKQLERGRRVTELMKQVQYAPMSIAEMAITLFAVNNGYFDDVEVGRVLAFENGLLQFVKTKNAALVSKILSAKELDADGEKQLVAVIEEFKKSWA, encoded by the coding sequence ATGCAACTCAACCCCTCTGAAATCAGTGATCTGATTAAGAGCCGGATCCAGAACCTGCAGCTCGCAGCCACGTCGCGCAACGAGGGTACGGTGGTGTCGGTTACCGACGGCATCACCCGCGTTCACGGCCTGGCGGACGTCATGCAGGGCGAAATGCTGGAATTCCCCGGCAACACCTTCGGCCTCGCGCTGAACCTCGAGCGCGACTCGGTCGGCGCGGTGGTTCTCGGCGAATACGAGCACATCACCGAAGGCGACTCGGTCAAGGCGACCGGTCGCATTCTCGAAGTGCCGGTCGGCCCCGAACTCGTGGGCCGCGTCGTCAACGCCCTCGGTCAACCGATCGACGGCAAGGGCCCGATCAACGCCAAGCTGACCGACAAGATCGAGAAGGTCGCGCCGGGCGTCATCTGGCGCCAGTCGGTGTCGCAGCCGGTGCAGACCGGCCTGAAGTCGGTCGACTCCATGGTGCCGATCGGCCGGGGCCAGCGCGAGCTGATCATCGGCGACCGCCAGACGGGCAAGACCGCCGTCGCCGTCGACGCGATCATCAACCAGAAAGGCCAGGACATGTTCTGCGTCTACGTTGCGGTCGGCCAGAAGGCCTCGACGATCGCCAACGTGGTGCGCAAGCTGGAAGAGCACGGCGCGATGGAATACACCATCGTCGTCGCCGCGACCGCTTCCGAGTCCGCCGCGATGCAGTTCATCGCCCCGTACTCGGGCTGCACGATGGGCGAATACTTCCGCGATCGCGGCCAGGACGCCCTGATCATTTACGACGACCTGACCAAGCAGGCCTGGGCCTACCGTCAGATCTCGCTGCTGCTGCGCCGCCCGCCGGGCCGCGAAGCCTACCCCGGCGACGTGTTCTACCTGCACTCGCGCCTGCTCGAGCGCGCCTCGCGCGTCTCGGTCGACTACGTCGAGAAGTTCACCAACGGCGAAGTCAAGGGCAAGACCGGCTCGCTGACCGCGCTGCCCGTGATCGAAACCCAGGCCGGCGACGTCTCCGCATTCGTTCCGACCAACGTGATCTCGATTACCGACGGCCAGATCTTCCTTGATACCGACCTCTTCAACGCCGGTGTCCGTCCCGCGATCAACGCCGGCATCTCGGTGTCGCGCGTCGGTGGCGCCGCGCAGACCAAGGTCGTCAAGAAGCTCTCCGGCGGTATCCGTACCGACCTCGCGCAGTACCGCGAACTCGCGGCCTTCGCGCAGTTCGCGTCGGACCTCGACGATGCGACGCGCAAGCAGCTCGAGCGCGGCCGCCGCGTGACCGAGCTGATGAAGCAGGTCCAGTATGCACCGATGTCGATCGCGGAGATGGCCATCACGCTGTTCGCGGTGAACAACGGCTACTTCGACGACGTCGAAGTCGGTCGCGTGCTCGCCTTCGAGAACGGCCTGCTGCAGTTCGTCAAGACGAAGAACGCCGCGCTGGTCTCCAAGATCCTGTCCGCCAAGGAACTCGACGCCGACGGCGAGAAGCAGCTCGTCGCCGTGATCGAAGAGTTCAAGAAGAGCTGGGCCTAA
- the phoB gene encoding phosphate regulon transcriptional regulator PhoB, with protein MAANILLVEDEPAIQELIAANLGRAGHHVVRAGDAETAQRIVREALPDLVLLDWMLPGMSGIELARRLRADERTRGIPIIMLTARGEEQDKVAGLEMGADDYITKPFSPRELVARIKAVLRRRAPQATEDPVQLGGLSLDPATHRVNAGERPVVLGPTEFRLLHFLMTHPERVHSRAQLLDQVWGDHVFVEERTVDVHVRRLRAALEPVGQDGLIQTVRGSGYRLSALPAVAGA; from the coding sequence ATGGCCGCGAACATCCTGCTGGTGGAAGACGAGCCGGCGATCCAGGAACTGATTGCCGCAAACCTTGGACGGGCGGGCCACCACGTGGTGCGCGCCGGGGACGCTGAGACGGCGCAGCGTATCGTGCGCGAGGCCCTGCCGGATCTGGTGCTGCTCGACTGGATGCTGCCGGGGATGTCGGGGATCGAGCTGGCGCGCCGGCTGCGGGCGGACGAGCGCACGCGCGGCATTCCGATCATCATGCTGACGGCGCGCGGCGAGGAGCAGGACAAGGTCGCGGGCCTGGAGATGGGGGCGGATGACTACATCACGAAGCCCTTCAGCCCGCGCGAGCTGGTCGCGCGCATCAAGGCGGTGCTGCGCCGCCGTGCGCCGCAGGCGACGGAGGATCCGGTGCAGCTGGGGGGCCTGAGCCTCGATCCGGCGACGCACCGGGTCAACGCGGGGGAGCGGCCGGTGGTGCTGGGGCCGACCGAGTTCCGCCTGCTGCACTTCCTGATGACCCATCCCGAGCGCGTGCATTCGCGCGCGCAGTTGCTCGATCAGGTGTGGGGTGATCACGTGTTCGTCGAGGAGCGCACGGTGGATGTGCACGTGCGCCGTCTGCGTGCGGCGTTGGAGCCGGTCGGGCAGGACGGCCTGATCCAGACGGTGCGTGGCAGCGGCTACCGCCTGTCGGCCCTGCCAGCGGTGGCCGGTGCGTAA
- the atpE gene encoding F0F1 ATP synthase subunit C encodes MENVLGFVALAAGLIIGLGAIGACIGIGIMGSKYLEASARQPELMNALQTKMFLLAGLIDAAFLIGVGIAMMFAFANPFQL; translated from the coding sequence ATGGAAAACGTTCTGGGTTTTGTTGCGCTGGCCGCCGGTCTGATCATCGGTCTGGGTGCTATCGGTGCTTGTATCGGTATCGGCATCATGGGCTCGAAGTACCTCGAAGCCTCGGCCCGTCAGCCTGAGCTGATGAACGCGCTGCAAACCAAGATGTTCCTCCTCGCCGGTCTGATCGACGCAGCGTTCCTGATCGGTGTCGGTATCGCGATGATGTTCGCCTTCGCCAACCCGTTCCAGCTCTGA
- the atpG gene encoding F0F1 ATP synthase subunit gamma, which translates to MASGKEIRTKIKSVQNTRKITKAMEMVAASKMRKAQDRMRAARPYAEKIRRLAANLSQATVTDYKHPFLVHKDQVKRVGLILVTTDKGLCGGLNTNIQRVALNAMKDWSASGASDIRACCIGNKGLGFMQRMGANVVSHVVQMGDTPHLEKMIGPVKVMLDAFQNGELDAVYIAYTRFINTMKQEPVLEQLLPLSGEQLGTPESSWDYLYEPDPQVVIDEMLVRYVEALVYQAVAENMASEQSARMVAMKAASDNAKTVIGDLQLVYNKTRQAAITKELSEIVSGAAAV; encoded by the coding sequence ATGGCTAGCGGTAAGGAAATCCGTACCAAGATCAAGAGCGTGCAAAACACGCGCAAGATCACCAAGGCCATGGAAATGGTGGCCGCGTCCAAAATGCGCAAGGCGCAGGACCGGATGCGTGCTGCCCGTCCCTATGCCGAGAAGATCCGCCGACTCGCCGCGAACCTGTCCCAGGCCACTGTGACCGACTACAAGCACCCGTTCCTGGTCCACAAGGACCAGGTCAAGCGGGTGGGCCTGATCCTCGTCACCACCGACAAGGGTCTGTGCGGCGGTCTCAACACCAACATCCAGCGTGTCGCGCTGAACGCGATGAAGGATTGGAGCGCCAGCGGCGCCTCCGATATCCGCGCCTGCTGCATCGGCAACAAGGGGCTCGGCTTCATGCAGCGGATGGGCGCCAACGTCGTGTCGCATGTCGTGCAGATGGGCGACACGCCGCACCTGGAAAAGATGATCGGCCCGGTCAAGGTCATGCTCGACGCGTTCCAGAACGGCGAGCTCGACGCGGTCTACATTGCCTACACGCGCTTCATCAACACGATGAAGCAGGAGCCGGTGCTGGAGCAGTTGCTCCCGCTGTCCGGCGAGCAGCTGGGCACACCGGAAAGCTCGTGGGATTACCTCTACGAGCCGGATCCGCAGGTGGTCATCGACGAGATGCTGGTGCGTTACGTCGAGGCGCTGGTGTACCAGGCTGTCGCCGAGAACATGGCTTCCGAACAGAGTGCGCGAATGGTGGCAATGAAGGCCGCCTCCGACAATGCCAAGACCGTGATTGGCGACCTGCAGCTGGTCTATAACAAGACCCGCCAGGCTGCGATCACGAAGGAGCTGTCGGAGATCGTCAGCGGCGCCGCCGCGGTGTAA
- a CDS encoding Tim44-like domain-containing protein — MKNFLLTLLTVIVVFGLGVGDVEAKRLGGGSSLGMQRQITPPQAPRPAVTPAPAPQASPATAPIPPQAPQPRRSWLGPLAGLAAGVGLAALFSHFGLGGEFGSMLTIGLLVLAAVALFRLLSRRSTGAPAAGGMQYAGAAQTSVADVAPAAPAFGGGAAAPAKPAIPPDFDADAFARQAKVNFIRLQAAHDAGNLDDIREFTTPEMYAEIRLQMADRGMSAQRTDVIELNAQVLEVVEEAQRYIVSVRFTGMLREEPGAPPAPFDEIWHLTKPRSGSGGWIVAGIQQVA, encoded by the coding sequence ATGAAGAACTTCCTCCTCACCCTCCTCACGGTTATCGTCGTCTTTGGCTTGGGCGTCGGCGACGTCGAAGCCAAGCGCCTCGGCGGCGGCAGCAGCCTCGGCATGCAGCGGCAGATCACCCCGCCTCAAGCCCCACGGCCAGCCGTGACGCCCGCCCCGGCCCCGCAAGCTTCCCCGGCGACCGCGCCCATTCCGCCGCAGGCGCCGCAGCCCCGGCGCTCCTGGCTGGGTCCGCTTGCCGGCCTCGCCGCGGGCGTGGGCCTCGCCGCGCTGTTCTCGCACTTCGGTCTGGGCGGGGAATTCGGCTCCATGCTCACGATCGGCCTGCTCGTGCTGGCCGCCGTCGCACTCTTCCGTCTGCTGTCGCGGCGCAGCACCGGCGCGCCCGCAGCGGGCGGCATGCAGTACGCCGGTGCGGCTCAGACCAGCGTTGCCGATGTCGCCCCCGCCGCCCCCGCATTCGGCGGCGGCGCGGCGGCCCCGGCAAAGCCTGCGATACCGCCCGATTTCGACGCCGACGCCTTCGCCCGCCAGGCGAAGGTGAACTTCATCCGCCTGCAGGCCGCACACGATGCCGGCAACCTCGACGACATCCGGGAATTCACCACCCCCGAGATGTACGCCGAGATCCGCCTGCAGATGGCCGACCGCGGCATGAGCGCGCAACGTACCGACGTCATCGAACTCAACGCCCAGGTGCTCGAGGTTGTCGAGGAAGCGCAACGCTACATCGTCAGCGTGCGTTTCACCGGGATGCTGCGCGAGGAACCCGGCGCACCGCCCGCCCCCTTCGACGAGATCTGGCACCTCACCAAACCGCGCAGCGGCAGCGGCGGCTGGATCGTTGCCGGCATCCAGCAAGTCGCCTGA